Proteins encoded together in one Porites lutea chromosome 2, jaPorLute2.1, whole genome shotgun sequence window:
- the LOC140928273 gene encoding acetylserotonin O-methyltransferase-like isoform X1, translated as MSETKKFQVPSPIPEKFYTLIDGFRLSKALFAACELEVFDKLHSASSPQSADEITKALSSDLDATTRLMDTLVAMELLEKFKQGDQWLYSNSEMATKFLTKDSPDSYLDMIALINKTTYPMFGNLETSVREGTAQLKRKFGMSTEENFVNLYNTEEAKLRFLGAMHCNSLYGSYAAAKAIDLSAYRSCCDLGGAVGTLAYAFCQVYPEMKITVCDLEPAVSLAHHFRPSVEACPNQANVSFAVGDFFKPETIPKAELYVLSHVLHNWSEDKNDLILSNVYKCLPSGGGLLICERILNEDKRGPLPSFIYSLLMLVCTGGKERSASEYKHLLEKHGFIDVEAKRVYFTQDAIFCRKM; from the exons atgagcgaaacaaaaaaatttcaagttcCTTCTCCTATCCCAGAGAAGTTTTATACGCTAATAGACGGTTTTCGTCTGTCTAAAGCGCTATTTGCAGCATGTGAATTGGAAGTCTTCGACAAACTGCACTCCGCATCCTCACCACAATCGGCCGACGAAATAACAAAGGCATTGTCCTCCGATCTTGACGCCACTACACGTCTCATGGACACCCTTGTGGCAATGGAATTGCTAGAAAAATTCAAACAGGGTGACCAGTGGTTGTACAGTAATTCTGAAATGGCCACTAAATTTCTCACCAAAGACAGTCCAGATTCGTATCTAGATATGATCGCATTGATAAACAAAACGACATATCCTATGTTTGGAAATTTAGAAACCTCCGTTCGCGAGGGAACTGCACAGTTGAAGAGGAAGTTTGGAATGTCTACAGAGGAAAATTTTGTGAACCTTTATAACACCGAAGAAGCCAAATTACGATTCCTGGGTGCCATGCATTGTAATTCACTCTATGGAAGTTATGCTGCTGCTAAAGCCATTGATCTAAGCGCGTACAGAAGCTGCTGTGATCTAGGAG GGGCTGTGGGAACTCTCGCCTATGCTTTCTGTCAGGTCTACCCCGAAATGAAGATAACAGTCTGTGACTTGGAGCCAGCCGTGAGTTTAGCCCATCACTTCCGACCATCAGTTGAAGCTTGCCCAAATCAAGCCAATGTTTCCTTTGCGGTCGGCGATTTCTTCAAACCTGAAACTATACCAAAGGCTGAGCTCTATGTGTTGTCTCACGTTCTCCACAACTGGTCAGAGGATAAAAATGACTTGATTCTTTCAAATGTCTACAAGTGCTTACCCTCAG gtgGGGGACTCCTCATTTGCGAACGGATTTTAAACGAAGACAAACGTGGCCCATTGCCTTCTTTCATTTACAGCCTTCTAATGTTGGTGTGCACAGGTGGAAAAGAGAGATCAGCTTCAGAATACAAGCATCTCCTAGAAAAGCATGGGTTTATAGATGTTGAAGCGAAACGTGTTTATTTCACTCAAGATGCCATTTTCTGCAGAAAGATGTAA